In the Glycine max cultivar Williams 82 chromosome 6, Glycine_max_v4.0, whole genome shotgun sequence genome, acttctacGATGAATTGGACTTTGggaaaaatatatgttgatatATGGACGTGCAAGAGTGTTGTGTAAATTTCTTGGATTTTTCTGAAGTCAAAAtctatttttcatgatttaaatGATGAAGTCTGAGTTTCTGGACAAATAATGGTAATAAATGACCAATAAATAGTTTTCATGAGTTATGAGTCTATGAAAAATTACATGTTAAACTTAACACCATAATGAAGCTCTGGacatgagatttcaaatttataaCGTAACACCTAGACAATATTATCATTAGTACGTCTTCTTATATtgccaaattatatatatatatatatataaacttagcATATAAGAAAATATCAGAGTTAATTACGTGGAAAATAGAAGCTTACAAATATCAATaaggtaaaattgtatttttgattttccattttatcttcaattttagaTTTGGTCCCTCagtaatttaattcatgaattGGGTccctttattttgtaaaattgtgcAATGTTGATCCCTCATACCACAATTGAACGTTGATCGTTAGCAAGTGATGTTGACTGCCACGTGTCACGTTCTTATTAGATGATAACTGTCACGTGTCATATTCTGATTGgtcaatgaaaacaaaatgcatttcatctttcatggagttgacatccaatcagaacatgacacgtgacagttatcatccaataagaatatgacacgtgacagtcaacaTCACTTACTAACCGTCAACGTCTAACTGAAACATCCGGGATCAACATTGCAGGATTTTATAAAACAGAAGGaccaaatttgtaaattaaattaccGGAGGGCCAAATGCGAAATTGGAGCTAAAGTGGGGAACCAAAAGTGTAATTTTGCTAAAAAGCAATTGATTTGACAGTGATCCATGTATCTCCGAAAATGCGcccttatttctaatgatttttatttttattttttaaaataaaatatattttgaacaaGATTTAGttaaaactattataatttatttaatattgtatataattatataaagatatatttatattttagttaatgTTATTGTGGCATTCATATAGCTTAATTTTAGCAAGAAAAGTTAATTGATTCAGCATGATTTATGAGTGTTTTAAACTCTTTATTAGTATCATGTTCATTTCttactaataaaagaaaatatagcttagctttttttttttcttttcaaaattgtgtatttaCATATCATATCATTCTATATATTTCTAGATACTTCCCAAATGTTTACTATTCCCAAATGCAGATAGCTTGTCTCAAAGAATGTCTAACTGATGATGGGTCACTGTACAGTCAGTAGTTATATTCTCTACTCCATCGGTAGgctcaaaatattgaaatatatattttaatttaaagagaACAAAACAGACATGCATGCATTTGGAGGTGTATTTATTTAGAGTAGCAACGTCATTATATACTCTGCTAATAtgattatctatttaatttgtGTTAGGAGAATAAAATTCTGTTACCAAATAAGCTGATCACTTAGGTTGTTACTTTGTATATACATAGATATTTATACGAGAATCTGCTTCACaatggttaaaaataatttgtgcaATTAGAATACTTTCGATATGCCTATTgagtttctcttttcttatacTGGTATATATAAGATGCAAAAAAGGTCTGGCCCAGCCTTTTTTGATCGAGAGATGTAAATGTTATCACAAAAGGAAATTAtatgtgaaatatatatatatatatatatatataataaaaatatgtttggaaTGCACTATTTTATGTGTATGTACTTTTGCagataaaattaaatctttaagtTATTTACGAAAAGTGCcgaagaaaataattaagaaagttgGTAAACATAATCAAGATAATTATGATTAAACGTATAAGTTACACAAAGAAATTGATAAACAATTTTATCGGATTTCCGTGAACTATATGTTGtgtttaagaaaattaagttaGCGTACACATCAATATTGCAttaaaaacatgaaattaaaatatgaaagttTGGGATACAAGACTTGTAACTATCAAGTACTTATATAATCTCATTAATGGGTCTCCTACGAATCAAGATCATGATTCCATTGGATCACATAGTAGGCAAAGCAGCAGCACTCACTTGTCATATGCACATTGAAAAGTACAGATCATTTATATTCTGAGACAAAGACGACTTTATCCCAAAAGAGATTATAGTTGGCATATGCACTTTATGCATTTAGCTGCCATGATCAACTTGAAGAGCACCAAAAGACCTGAAAAAGTCAGAAGCATCTCATAAGGTTATTGCTCTGTCTCATAACTTAAAAACTCTAAATAACAACTAGACAAATCAATATTATTgaaacttaaataaattttcttatataatattgtgttgtttttcaatGAGAATTAGAGTTTCGCTTAAGTAAtttaatgcaaatttttatttacataaattatcaaAGTAAAATTTCAGTTTTGATTAAAGAACAATTTGAGTTTTACCTGAAGAactgaatttagtttttagaaATATCTAAACATAACACTAATTAACTAACAAATTGTTCGTCCAAGTAAAATTGGACTTGGATGACTACTTAGTAAGGTATCATGTATGAGCTTTAATTTGTGAATGATagaagaaaaacattaaaatcttcgaaaatttttaacaaaaattaatcatcgaTACATACTTGATACATACTTCACACAAGTatcattaccaaaaaaaaaaaaaaattatttaaaggaCCATAAAATGCATACGTTGAAGATGCATAACATGGGTGATTTCTTCCAATTCCTCTTTGCCTTCTTGAGCTTCCTCAACATTTCATCCCGAGAACAAATGTTACCTGGTGAGGCCAAAAACACAGTCCTACTTACAGGAGGAGACCACAACCCACTTTGTTCATACACAAAATCGAATTGAGAGACATCAAAGAATTTCCCCATAAGCCTTTCAGAGAAGGATTTTGAGACCATTTGGATGGTTGGAATACTTGATGTGGAGGATGGGGGAGATTGATCATCAGAAGAGACTAATTCAGACTCAGACATTGGAACCGTGTTGTGTGAAAGAAGAACAACACACACGGGGTGTTTGTTGCACAcaagttatattattattgatcAGGTTCTATCTCTCAATATCCATTCATAAAGAAGAGTATTAATGGGGAATAAAGCAAATCATGGCGGGGACATGTGGGGTGTCAAGAGTGGGTACCATCATTGGAGTTTCCTATTTGGTGGCTGGTTCTTCTTCTATCAAAAAGGGGGGCCAAGGGGAAAAAACTATACTTGAAAATCAAGGGGAAAGGAATGAAGTGACACTTTCCAAGGAAAGCAACATCACTTTTAGGATGTTAAGTAATAAAACAcaccatcaattttttttttaaaaccgacatcaattttttgaaaacaaaggtTAACTTTCTGTTATcaaggttttttaaaaatcaataataacaataatattttatttacaaaaatgtcatcacgtatttttaaaattgatttttgtcaCAATGGAGGTTAATTAGGCGATGTTGAATTCCAAGGTGGTTTTCCTCCTTTTTTGGgcttttctcttcatcttttctCTCTAATATCAAAAGCATCGGGAATTTTTCAATTAACCTAATAAATCATGCTTAATGTATTGAGTTTGGACTGTTCATGGGTGTTTTAAACATGAAAACGGTATTTGGGTTTGCTCATGATTTGAAGAGGGGAAAAGAGCTTGTTGTTGCTCTCTTTAAAAAAGCTTGTTATTACTAAAActtgttttgatttttcacTTGAGTTTTGAAAAGGGTTTTTGTGTTTCAAGCACTgttctatatttttttggggtccCTAGAGCTTGTGGCAatttttttcagatttttctgAGTAgcctaattattttattataaattttctttgtattttcaAAATCTGCCTaggaatgtttttaatttttcataatttatgtGAGTTGAATCTGGGGGAGCCATTTGGTGGGAACCTTTCCCTAGCCATGGGAAACACTCACAAAAATTGACAAAGTGTGAAGAGGAGTGAAATAATTTTCACAAACCAAAGTGTTAAATATAGACTTTGGTCAAAGGAGACAAATATGTTGGTGCAAGAGTGTTGTGTAAATTCTTGGATTTTCTGAAGTCAAAAtctatttttcatgatttaaatGATGAAGTCTGAGTTTCTGGACAAATAATGGTAATAAATGACCAATAAATAGTTTTCATGAGTTATGAGTCTATGAAAAATTACATGTTAAACTTAACACCATAATGAAGCTCTGGacatgagatttcaaatttataaCGTAACACCTAGACAATATTTCATTAGTACGTCTTCTTATATtgccaaattatatatatatatatatataaacttagcATATAGAAAATATCAGAGTTAATTACGTGGAAAATAGAAGCTTACAAATATCAATAAggtaaattgtatttttgattttccattttatcttcaattttagaTTTGGTCCCTCagtaatttaattcatgaattGGGTccctttattttgtaaaattgtgcAATGTTGATCCCTCATACCACAATTGAACGTTGATCGTTAGCAAGTGATGTTGACTGCCACGTGTCACGTTCTTATTAGATGATAACTGTCACGTGTCATATTCTGATTGgtcaatgaaaacaaaatgcatttcatctttcatggagttgacatccaatcagaacatgacacgtgacagttatcatccaataagaatatgacacgtgacagtcaacaTCACTTACTAACCGTCAACGTCTAACTGAAACATCCGGGATCAACATTGCAGGATTTTATAAAAACAGAAGGaccaaatttgtaaattaaattaccGGAGGGCCAAATGCGAAATTGGAGCTAAAGTGGGGAACCAAAAGTGTAATTTTGCTAAAAAGCAATTGATTTGACAGTGATCCATGTATCTCCGAAAATGCGcccttatttctaatgatttttatttttattttttaaaataaaatatattttgaacaaGATTTAGttaaaactattataatttatttaatattgtatataattatataaagatatatttatattttagttaatgTTATTGTGGCATTCATATAGCTTAATTTTAGCAAGAAAAGTTAATTGATTCAGCATGATTTATGAGTGTTTTAAACTCTTTATTAGTATCATGTTCATTTCttactaataaaagaaaatatagcttagctttttttttttcttttcaaaattgtgtatttaCATATCATATCATTCTATATATTTCTAGATACTTCCCAAATGTTTACTATTCCCAAATGCAGATAGCTTGTCTCAAAGAATGTCTAACTGATGATGGGTCACTGTACAGTCAGTAGTTATATTCTCTACTCCATCGGTAGgctcaaaatattgaaatatatattttaatttaaagagaACAAAACAGACATGCATGCATTTGGAGGTGTATTTATTTAGAGTAGCAACGTCATTATATACTCTGCTAATAtgattatctatttaatttgtGTTAGGAGAATAAAATTCTGTTACCAAATAAGCTGATCACTTAGGTTGTTACTTTGTATATACATAGATATTTATACGAGAATCTGCTTCACaatggttaaaaataatttgtgcaATTAGAATACTTTCGATATGCCTATTgagtttctcttttcttatacTGGTATATATAAGATGCAAAAAAGGTCTGGCCCAGCCTTTTTTGATCGAGAGATGTAAATGTTATCACAAAAGGAAATTAtatgtgaaatatatatatatatatatatatataataaaaatatgtttggaaTGCACTATTTTATGTGTATGTACTTTTGCagataaaattaaatctttaagtTATTTACGAAAAGTGCcgaagaaaataattaagaaagttgGTAAACATAATCAAGATAATTATGATTAAACGTATAAGTTACACAAAGAAATTGATAAACAATTTTATCGGATTTCCGTGAACTATATGTTGtgtttaagaaaattaagttaGCGTACACATCAATATTGCAttaaaaacatgaaattaaaatatgaaagttTGGGATACAAGACTTGTAACTATCAAGTACTTATATAATCTCATTAATGGGTCTCCTACGAATCAAGATCATGATTCCATTGGATCACATAGTAGGCAAAGCAGCAGCACTCACTTGTCATATGCACATTGAAAAGTACAGATCATTTATATTCTGAGACAAAGACGACTTTATCCCAAAAGAGATTATAGTTGGCATATGCACTTTATGCATTTAGCTGCCATGATCAACTTGAAGAGCACCAAAAGACCTGAAAAAGTCAGAAGCATCTCATAAGGTTATTGCTCTGTCTCATAACTTAAAAACTCTAAATAACAACTAGACAAATCAATATTATTgaaacttaaataaattttcttatataatattgtgttgtttttcaatGAGAATTAGAGTTTCGCTTAAGTAAtttaatgcaaatttttatttacataaattatcaaAGTAAAATTTCAGTTTTGATTAAAGAACAATTTGAGTTTTACCTGAAGAactgaatttagtttttagaaATATCTAAACATAACACTAATTAACTAACAAATTGTTCGTCCAAGTAAAATTGGACTTGGATGACTACTTAGTAAGGTATCATGTATGAGCTTTAATTTGTGAATGATagaagaaaaacattaaaatcttcgaaaatttttaacaaaaattaatcatcgaTACATACTTGATACATACTTCACACAAGTatcattaccaaaaaaaaaaaaaaacttatttaaaggaCCATAAAATGCATACGTTGAAGATGCATAACATGGGTGATTTCTTCCAATTCCTCTTTGCCTTCTTGAGCTTCCTCAACATTTCATCCCGAGAACAAATGTTACCTGGTGAGGCCAAAAACACAGTCCTACTTACAGGAGGAGACCACAACCCACTTTGTTCATACACAAAATCGAATTGAGAGACATCAAAGAATTTCCCCATAAGCCTTTCAGAGAAGGATTTTGAGACCATTTGGATGGTTGGAATACTTGATGTGGAGGATGGGGGAGATTGATCATCAGAAGAGACTAATTCAGACTCAGACATTGGAACCGTGTTGTGTGAAAGAAGAACAACACACACGGGGTGTTTGTTGCACAcaagttatattattattgatcAGGTTCTATCTCTCAATATCCATTCATAAAGAAGAGTATTAATGGGGAATAAAGCAAATCATGGCGGGGACATGTGGGGTGTCAAGAGTGGGTACCATCATTGGAGTTTCCTATTTGGTGGCTGGTTCTTCTTTCTATCAAAAAGGGGGGCCAAGGGGAAAAAACTATACTTGAAAAATCAAGGGGAAAGGAATAGAAGTGACACTTTCCAAGGAAAGTTATGACACGTTTATTCTACTTTACGTTATAAGTGTATACTAGGTATCTGGTGTTTCATGCCAATTTAcatcaattttagtttttgtcggcattcaaaaactaatttgaatTGACGTGGTGGAAAGGTATGGTTCGGTTATGCGGGGGCAAAAAGGCTAGGTGATGAGAGTTCTTGCCAATCACATACaggtaattaaaattttgtgtagTGATTTAATGCAACGTAAAAGACGTACACCATGATTACAAGTTTCCTTAACTTTATGAGAAAAAAGCTATACATaaaaattttgcaaaatcattatatcataatttagaaaatcaaatcgatttaataataaaacaactaaaatacAAGTTTTAGtccaccaacaaaaaaaaaatatttactactaattttataaagaaaaaaaaaaccctcatATGTTTGAAAAAGGActgtgttgataaaaaaaaggatctggcatatattttttttaatgcttgacatatataactatttcattaactaaaaaaaataaaatttgttttagacCTCACATATTGTTGGACCGATCCTAAATTAGTCcatcatgtatgataaatttattaatttttaaaataattatcttaaataatttaaatgataatttatgattatatgacattgtaaaactattttacaccGTTAATATATAAGCATTAAACTCTAACTTTATAAAAGATTTAATATTTTACAAGTTTGTTAACTTTAGAGAAGTTATgacatattttgattgaattatatgatttaactcaaaagcatttgattttgaagaataatataaatatattggaCTTAAAATAAGCTTTTCCTtcttataaaattactttttattttgatatttttaaaactaatttttatttgtattccttttttatttatttcggTCCTTCACATGAGAATTTTTTCCTGAGTAGAGATCCAAAAAGTTCTTgatatttcttaaataatagagactaaaataaaaatcagtcaacatttattataaaaatttaggcATAATTTCACTTTTgatcacacacacataaagagacagacaaacacacaaacacactgagccacagacacacacacaaagacacacacactgagtcacagaaacacacatacacaaacacactcacacacatagacagacacacacacacacacacacacataaagagacaaacacacacacacacacacacacacacacacacagagtcacacacacataaagagacagacaaacacacaaacacactgagccacagacacacacacaaagccacacacactgagtcacagacacacacatacacaaacacactcacacacatagatagacacacacacacacacacacacataaagagacaaacacacacacacacacacacataaagagacaaacacacacacacacacacacacacacacacacacagataaagagacaaacacaaaacacacacacacacacacaactgttgatgtccttgtatgttcttgtacgtcatgaatgttcttgtatgtcatgAATGTTGTTATACGTGTtgaatgtaatttgctatataaataactattgttcatgctgagtgaaccgtAGATTCcggtttgagactgaatgcaatgattcttgcggatagtttgcattagtcattgtatttagtcttgaattgtccgtttggatagtttggggagactggtatttttatgttagactcATTCGGccaggttattattattttgattaatttgatgaaatttcggttgaatgcatttcaagttgttctctgagtgcatacttgattatcgtgaaattcgtttcaccgatgtcatgtcgtgtacttggagaccaatgcgaaatgctgccgaaatttactcaaattgttcaaaataatgctaaccatgacgtttgaggctaacataaaagacggtcttcctaaatgggatagggccacacctataaataaaaaagtgagatttgcatgcatggatttgcttagatggatcaaaGTAGGATCCaatcaaagtcgcatgagcccagaatatgaggatggcgtcgagcagtttttgcaatttgctttagaaagaggtcgaccgaatgaagaaggaaaatattattgtccttgcatcaactgtttgaatggaagacgacaactactTGACAACATACAGGACCATCTATTATGtgatgggatgaagaagaattacacgacgtggatatggcatggtgaagtgactgaCATGCAGAGtaggtcccaatctgaaccgtttgatgtagaaatgggagatcgcttggaggacatgattcgtgaccttggacaagagtgttttcaagaagcacacgcccctgtgtatgaaggattgcagagtgattcaaagaagcctttgtatacggggtgcaaggattccttaaccctgttgtctgcggtgttaagtctggttaatgtgaaggccaggtatgggtggagtgacaaaagtttcacctcactgcttgaggtagtgcacaatctgcttccagaggacaacacgctgcctaaaagttactataaggcgaagaagatactgcgtcccatgggtatggagtatcagaagattcatgcttgccccaatgattgcatactctacaggcatgaattccaagaaatgtccaaatgccttgtgtgtgggacttcacggtacaaagtgaaggatgacgaGGAAAGCAATTATGATGAAAAGTCATAGAAGGGCCCGCCAgcaaaggttttgtggtatctgcctatcattccaaggtttaagcatctttttgctaacgaggatgacgcaaaagaccttacatggcatgcaaatggaaggctTTCTGATGGActggtccgtcatccggctgattgctcacagtggaagaagattgatggtttgtatccggatttcgggaaagagccaagaaatcttaaaCTTGgtctagccagtgatggaatgaatccatatggcaccttaagcactcaacacagttcatggccagttctgctagtaatttacaatttgcctccttggttgtgcatgaagcaaaaatacatgatgttgtctatgatgatatcgggcccaagacaacaaggaaatgacattgatgtttatctaagtccattggttgaagatctgagaaagttgtgggacgagggggttgtagtgtttgatgcgtttcgaaaggagacctttgaaatgcgtgcaatgtttttttgtaccattaatgactttccagcatatgggaatctcagcggttacagtgttaagggtcatcatgcatgccctatctgtgaagaaaatacaagttacatacaacttaaacatgggagaaaaactgtgcacagtaggcatcgccgctttctagcacccaatcatccttacagacaactgaaaaaagcttttaatggaagtcaagagcatgatattgcgcTAATACCGTTGACTagtgagcaggtatatcagtgggttcaacacctgaatactgtatttgggaagacccaaaagaaggataaaagtcagagttgcatatggaagaagaggtccattttctttgagattccgtactggtgtgatcttgatgttagacattgtattgatgttatgcatgaggagaaaaatgtttgtgacagtgtgattgggacgctccttaacattcaa is a window encoding:
- the LOC121174983 gene encoding uncharacterized protein yields the protein MSESELVSSDDQSPPSSTSSIPTIQMVSKSFSERLMGKFFDVSQFDFVYEQSGLWSPPVSRTVFLASPGNICSRDEMLRKLKKAKRNWKKSPMLCIFNVFWCSSS